Proteins encoded by one window of Musa acuminata AAA Group cultivar baxijiao chromosome BXJ2-9, Cavendish_Baxijiao_AAA, whole genome shotgun sequence:
- the LOC103996781 gene encoding transcription repressor OFP13-like, producing MGKKLSLSSFLFRLRDSPKPSCNFSSPPPPSWPWPSCRHPRTSSFRDVDGGAIYKTVNSVYFDSTDSFFTRSSEEQESFSTASEDSDGDSVETVVRGLRSDRLFFRPGETSSILEEAKTGELPFKDSVVLAMESEDPYRDFRLSMEEMVVAHGLRDWERLEELLEWYLRVNGKKTHGFIVGAFVDLLAGLASPLTSSFSPSKSMEMEEIKEEEGSRSS from the coding sequence ATGGGCAAGAAGCTAAGCTTGAGTTCCTTCCTGTTCAGGCTTAGGGACTCACCCAAGCCTTCTTGcaacttctcttctcctcctcctccttcgtggCCTTGGCCTTCCTGTAGGCACCCGAGGACCAGCTCCTTCCGGGACGTCGATGGAGGCGCCATCTACAAGACTGTGAACTCGGTGTACTTCGACTCCACGGACTCGTTCTTCACCCGCTCGTCGGAGGAGCAGGAGAGCTTCTCCACGGCGTCGGAGGACTCGGACGGGGACTCGGTGGAGACGGTGGTGCGGGGGCTGCGGTCGGACCGCCTCTTCTTCCGCCCCGGCGAGACGAGCTCGATACTTGAGGAGGCGAAGACCGGAGAGCTACCCTTCAAGGACAGCGTCGTGCTGGCGATGGAGTCGGAAGACCCGTACCGCGACTTCCGGCTGTCCATGGAGGAGATGGTGGTGGCTCATGGGCTCAGAGACTGGGAACGGCTTGAGGAGCTTCTGGAGTGGTACCTACGCGTCAACGGGAAGAAGACTCATGGCTTCATAGTTGGAGCCTTCGTGGATCTTCTTGCCGGCCTCGCTTCTCCTCTTACATCTTCTTTTTCACCCTCCAAGTCAATGGAAATGGAGGAAatcaaagaggaagaaggaagcagATCAAGTTAA
- the LOC135622134 gene encoding transcription repressor OFP8-like, which produces MPSGRRKFLVRHPVVVDIGCSCRRPKLPSFFSFSQKPKPPKSPSLLSPSTTISHWENSLTAAAATSTTTATATNSSPSRYGDYTSPQYPASYPPESPQKAAATGQRKPYQKKKKKHKCPATAAAKMWVVEGSMAVVKESSDPYLDFRDSMLQMIVEMEIYAWEDLRDLLHRFLALNAPRHHHLILRAFAEILNGLFSPP; this is translated from the coding sequence ATGCCTTCTGGCCGGAGAAAGTTCTTGGTGCGGCATCCGGTGGTGGTCGACATCGGCTGCAGCTGCCGGCGGCCGAAGCTCCcatctttcttctccttctcgcAGAAACCCAAGCCGCCGAAGAGTCCCAGTCTCCTCTCCCCTTCGACCACCATTTCCCACTGGGAGAACAGcctcaccgccgccgccgccaccagcaCCACAACAGCCACCGCCACCAACTCCTCTCCCTCACGCTACGGAGACTACACCTCTCCGCAGTATCCGGCGTCATACCCACCGGAGAGCCCGCAGAAGGCGGCCGCTACGGGCCAGCGGAAGCCgtaccagaagaagaagaagaagcacaagtgCCCGGCGACGGCTGCGGCCAAAATGTGGGTCGTCGAGGGGAGCATGGCGGTGGTGAAGGAGTCGTCGGACCCGTACCTGGACTTCCGGGACTCGATGCTGCAAATGATCGTGGAGATGGAGATCTACGCGTGGGAGGACCTCCGCGAcctcctccaccgcttcctcGCCCTCAACGCCCCACGCCACCACCACCTCATTCTCCGTGCCTTCGCCGAGATCTTGAACGGCCTCTTCTCACCACCCTAG
- the LOC135622359 gene encoding SH3 domain-containing protein 3-like, with protein MDALRKQASKLREQVAKQAVLKQFSTSGYESSDVMVIDEVELQRHQQLEKLYKSTREGRDFQKDIARAAEVYASIGHKHIEIGTKLSEDCYRYGGENHASGAILAKAAALYGGSLRNVTKEHEDFGSFLSSQIIEPLKAMATGAPLEDARGLAQRYSRLRHEAETLAAEISRRHSRVRESPILENTAKLQTSEAKMRELKANMAVLGKEAAAALAAVESQQQRQTFQRILNMVEAEKSFHLRVAAILDDFEAEMVTEKQQKVSALPSVPSHNRSEKALYFLAEAMYHFNATSEKELSLVVGDYVVVRQVSPSGWSEGECRGKAGWFPSAYVEKRENIPPNKVFSQVY; from the exons ATGGACGCGCTGAGGAAGCAGGCCAGCAAGCTGCGGGAGCAGGTTGCCAAGCAG GCAGTGTTAAAGCAGTTTAGTACGAGTGGTTATGAGAGCTCTGATGTGATGGTTATTGATGAAGTTGAATTGCAGAGACATCAACAACTAGAAAAGTTATATAAGTCTACTCGTGAAGGAAGG GATTTTCAGAAAGATATTGCTCGTGCAGCTGAAGTTTATGCATCGATAGGGCATAAACACATTGAAATTG GGACAAAACTGTCAGAAGATTGCTATAGATATGGAGGTGAGAATCATGCTAGCGGTGCAATTTTAGCCAAAGCAGCAGCTTTATATGGTGGTTCACTAAGAAATGTCACGAAGGAGCATGAAGATTTTGGTTCCTTTCTATCTTCACAG ATTATAGAACCATTAAAAGCAATGGCTACTGGTGCTCCACTGGAAGACGCTCGTGGTCTTGCTCAACGTTATAGTCGCTTGAGACATGAGGCTGAGACCCTG GCAGCAGAAATTTCGAGAAGGCACTCTCGAGTAAGAGAATCTCCCATTCTGGAAAATACTGCAAAACTTCAAACTTCTGAAGCTAAAATGCGTGAACTGAAAGCAAACATGGCAGTTTTGGGAAAGGAAGCGGCTGCTGCATTAGCTGCTGTCGAATCACAACAGCAAAGACAGACATTTCAGCGTATACTTAACATG GTAGAGGCAGAAAAATCATTCCATCTAAGAGTTGCtgctatacttgatgattttgaaGCTGAG ATGGTCACTGAAAAACAACAAAAGGTGTCTGCACTTCCTTCTGTTCCTTCCCATAATCGTTCTGAGAAGGCCTTATATTTTCTTGCTGAG GCTATGTATCATTTCAATGCTACTTCTGAAAAGGAATTAAGCTTGGTGGTGGGTGACTATGTTGTTGTACGGCAG GTGTCTCCATCAGGATGGTCCgaaggagaatgcagaggcaaggcAGGTTGGTTTCCATCAGCATACGTGGAGAAACGTGAAAACATCCCTCCTAACAAGGTCTTCTCCCAAGTATACTAA
- the LOC135622358 gene encoding B3 domain-containing protein Os11g0156000-like, giving the protein MAQHHPQPWYSWEPHMSLHHHHYQHLYRAEQEEARYEREHMFEKPLTPSDVGKLNRLVIPKQHAEKYFPLGGDSGDKGLLLSFEDESGKTWQFRYSYWTSSQSYVLTKGWSRFVKEKRLDAGDVVLFERPRLGGDRLYIGCRHRGGNDSPSPAQATTMPAAAGPWSPVYYAATCSYPTSSSCFSSVQQDCLLHAGDQRNEAIQSETEAPTTSKRLRLFGVDLDYQPEPRPDPMTSISWF; this is encoded by the exons ATGGCACAGCATCACCCGCAACCTTGGTACTCTTGGGAGCCACACATGAGTCTCCACCACCACCATTACCAGCATCTCTACCGAGCGGAGCAAGAAGAAGCCCGGTACGAGAGAGAACACATGTTTGAGAAACCCCTGACCCCGAGTGATGTAGGCAAGCTCAACAGGCTGGTCATACCGAAGCAGCACGCCGAAAAGTACTTCCCCCTCGGCGGCGACTCCGGAGATAAAGGCCTGCTGCTGAGCTTCGAGGACGAGTCGGGCAAGACATGGCAGTTTCGGTATTCGTACTGGACCAGTAGCCAAAGCTACGTGCTTACCAAGGGGTGGAGCCGTTTCGTCAAGGAGAAGAGACTAGATGCTGGCGATGTGGTCCTCTTCGAGCGTCCACGGCTCGGAGGGGACCGTCTGTACATCGGATGCAGGCATCGCGGCGGAAACGACAGCCCGTCGCCGGCTCAGGCCACGACCATGCCGGCTGCTGCAGGGCCATGGAGCCCAGTGTACTACGCTGCTACTTGCTCGTATCCAACGAGTAGCTCATGCTTCAGCTCGGTGCAACAAGACTGTCTTCTTCATGCAG GAGATCAGAGGAACGAAGCAATACAGAGTGAGACAGAGGCACCGACGACCTCGAAGCGGCTGAGACTCTTTGGCGTAGATTTGGATTACCAGCCCGAGCCTCGGCCAGATCCCATGACCTCAATCTCATGGTTTTAG
- the LOC135585429 gene encoding putative HVA22-like protein g isoform X1 produces the protein MLAEYITRFLVVLFGYAYPAFECFKTLEQHPGNTRQLQFWCQYWIIVAILTVIEMVGEFLVSMLPMYGEAKLAFLVYLWYPKTKGSDLVYDTFLRPLVMQYEPDIEERFRNLRAKSGQLLIFYLKNFTEKGQILFLDVLRYVVSKASSGTEVMMRIRGRGSSSKNKKREKQGADELEDIAEALFATNAKQRGSRQHK, from the exons ATGTTGGCAGAGTACATAACCAGATTTCTCGT GGTGTTGTTTGGCTATGCTTATCCGGCTTTCGAATGCTTCAAGACATTGGAACAGCATCCGGGCAACACAAGGCAGCTTCAATTCTGGTGCCAATACTG GATCATCGTGGCGATACTGACGGTCATCGAGATGGTGGGCGAGTTTCTAGTCTCAAT GTTGCCCATGTATGGCGAAGCCAAGCTGGCCTTCTTGGTCTACCTGTGGTACCCGAAAACCAAG GGATCCGATCTGGTGTACGACACCTTCCTCCGCCCGCTCGTCATGCAGTACGAACCTGACATCGAGGAGAGGTTCCGAAACCTGCGGGCTAAGTCCGGGCAGCTGCTCATCTTCTACCTCAAGAACTTCACAGAGAAAGGCCAGATCTTGTTCCTCGATGTCCTCCGCTATGTGGTCTCCAAGGCCTCGAGCGGTACCGAGGTAATGATG cGGATTAGAGGACGAGGATCGTCTTCCAAGAACAAGAAACGGGAGAAGCAGGGTGCGGACGAATTGGAGGACATCGCCGAAGCCTTGTTTGCCACAAATGCGAAGCAACGGGGATCGCGCCAGCACAAATAA
- the LOC135585429 gene encoding putative HVA22-like protein g isoform X2 — protein sequence MLAEYITRFLVVLFGYAYPAFECFKTLEQHPGNTRQLQFWCQYWIIVAILTVIEMVGEFLVSMLPMYGEAKLAFLVYLWYPKTKGSDLVYDTFLRPLVMQYEPDIEERFRNLRAKSGQLLIFYLKNFTEKGQILFLDVLRYVVSKASSGTERIRGRGSSSKNKKREKQGADELEDIAEALFATNAKQRGSRQHK from the exons ATGTTGGCAGAGTACATAACCAGATTTCTCGT GGTGTTGTTTGGCTATGCTTATCCGGCTTTCGAATGCTTCAAGACATTGGAACAGCATCCGGGCAACACAAGGCAGCTTCAATTCTGGTGCCAATACTG GATCATCGTGGCGATACTGACGGTCATCGAGATGGTGGGCGAGTTTCTAGTCTCAAT GTTGCCCATGTATGGCGAAGCCAAGCTGGCCTTCTTGGTCTACCTGTGGTACCCGAAAACCAAG GGATCCGATCTGGTGTACGACACCTTCCTCCGCCCGCTCGTCATGCAGTACGAACCTGACATCGAGGAGAGGTTCCGAAACCTGCGGGCTAAGTCCGGGCAGCTGCTCATCTTCTACCTCAAGAACTTCACAGAGAAAGGCCAGATCTTGTTCCTCGATGTCCTCCGCTATGTGGTCTCCAAGGCCTCGAGCGGTACCGAG cGGATTAGAGGACGAGGATCGTCTTCCAAGAACAAGAAACGGGAGAAGCAGGGTGCGGACGAATTGGAGGACATCGCCGAAGCCTTGTTTGCCACAAATGCGAAGCAACGGGGATCGCGCCAGCACAAATAA
- the LOC103996777 gene encoding putative pentatricopeptide repeat-containing protein At5g37570: protein MSVLLRSFSSTAAATAVAASIFSSSSSSSALSVAALLISCRSLRSLEQIHARIIRKGLEQHPVLATRFLSFCAAFSAPAYASSAFDRLSAPNLIVWNALLTAHARHSPLPTTVALFNLLRRRSPLPPDAFTFPSLLSSCSHSVALSLGSSVHATILRCGLEADVFVRTALIDFYGKCRELGAARKLFDSMRHRNEVSWTAMIVGYLSSGDLASARSLFDEMPKRNVVTWNAMIDGCVKSGDLVSARQFFDKMPERNAVSYTSLIDGYAKAGDLASARVLFEQLPERDVFSWSAMISGYAQNGQPGAALKIFLEMYNQNIKPDEFVVVGLMSACSQLGSLTLAKWVDLYVTRSSIDLSKAHVLAALIDMNSKCGNMERAASLFESMPNKDLISYCSLMQGYSLHGAGDKAVGLFHQMLEEGLMPDSITFTVVLAACSRAGLVEEGRQYFDLMTNEHLIVPSPDHYACMVDLLGRAGRLTDAYELIRSMPVEPHAGAWGALLGACRLHGDISLGETIARKLFEIEPTNAGNYVLLSNIYAVADRWADVSELRTMMRGKGIRKVPGYTWI, encoded by the coding sequence ATGAGCGTGCTCCTCCGCAGCTTCTCCTCCACAGCCGCCGCCACTGCCGTTGCTGCCTCAATATtcagctcctcctcctcgtcttccgCACTCTCCGTCGCGGCGCTCCTCATCTCCTGCCGCTCCCTCCGCAGCCTCGAGCAGATCCACGCCCGCATCATCCGCAAGGGCCTCGAGCAGCACCCGGTCCTTGCCACCCGCTTCCTTTCCTTCTGCGCCGCCTTCTCCGCCCCGGCCTACGCTTCGTCCGCCTTCGACCGTCTTTCCGCCCCCAACCTCATCGTCTGGAACGCCCTCCTTACCGCCCACGCCCGCCACTCTCCCCTTCCCACCACTGTCGCCCTATTcaacctcctccgccgccgctcccCCCTGCCTCCCGATGCATTCACCTTCCCTTCTCTCCTCTCATCCTGTTCTCATTCCGTGGCCCTTTCACTCGGCTCCTCTGTCCACGCCACCATACTCCGCTGCGGCCTGGAGGCCGATGTCTTCGTCCGGACGGCGCTCATCGATTTCTACGGCAAGTGCCGCGAGCTTGGCGCAGCGAGGAAGCTATTTGATTCCATGCGACATCGAAACGAGGTATCTTGGACCGCAATGATCGTTGGTTACCTGAGTTCCGGCGATCTGGCCTCCGCAAGATCTCTTTTTGACGAAATGCCGAAGAGAAACGTGGTAACTTGGAACGCCATGATCGATGGATGCGTCAAGTCTGGGGATTTGGTAAGTGCCCgccaattttttgataaaatgccAGAGAGAAATGCTGTCTCCTACACTTCGTTGATTGATGGCTATGCCAAAGCTGGGGACTTGGCATCGGCCAGGGTCTTGTTCGAGCAGTTGCCAGAACGGGATGTGTTCTCATGGTCAGCAATGATCTCAGGGTACGCTCAGAATGGTCAGCCAGGCGCCGCCTTGAAGATCTTTCTCGAGATGTACAATCAGAACATCAAGCCTGACGAATTTGTGGTGGTTGGGTTGATGTCAGCATGCTCCCAGTTGGGTAGCCTCACATTGGCGAAATGGGTGGACTTGTATGTCACTCGGAGCTCGATCGATCTCAGCAAGGCCCATGTCTTGGCTGCTTTGATAGACATGAACTCAAAGTGCGGCAACATGGAAAGAGCTGCCAGTTTGTTTGAATCAATGCCGAACAAGGATCTAATCTCCTACTGTTCTCTGATGCAAGGGTATTCTCTCCATGGTGCCGGAGACAAGGCTGTGGGGCTGTTCCATCAGATGCTTGAGGAAGGACTCATGCCTGACAGTATCACTTTCACAGTAGTCCTTGCAGCATGCAGTCGTGCTGGGCTTGTCGAAGAAGGGAGACAGTATTTTGACTTGATGACGAATGAACACCTGATCGTTCCATCTCCAGATCATTATGCTTGCATGGTGGATCTTCTCGGACGGGCAGGGAGATTAACGGATGCCTATGAGCTGATCAGATCAATGCCTGTGGAGCCTCATGCCGGAGCTTGGGGAGCATTATTAGGGGCTTGCAGACTCCATGGTGATATATcactaggagaaactattgctcgaAAGCTCTTTGAAATCGAGCCGACAAACGCAGGTAACTATGTCTTGCTATCAAATATCTATGCGGTGGCAGATCGGTGGGCAGATGTATCAGAGTTAAGGACTATGATGAGAGGAAAAGGGATCAGGAAAGTGCCTGGTTATACTTGGATTTAG